In one Acidimicrobium ferrooxidans DSM 10331 genomic region, the following are encoded:
- a CDS encoding FtsW/RodA/SpoVE family cell cycle protein, whose protein sequence is MRTMLAARRERSPWARDRRRRELELVLAADVITVFAWALATWGENPKAHLDPNLALVSVMVAPFVLAIANRLLAPAADPTMVPLVGLLNGLGFVMINRLDPHEGTLQALWTALSVIAYVVTLAVVRNADALDRYRYLLAIGGIALLFLPLLPGLGLDINGARLWIHVGPFSFQPVEIAKLLLALFLASWIVERRDMLSRLRGGGIRRLGPIALAFALALVVMAAERDVGFALLIFSTFVIVLWVGTANRSYLVLGLAAFAIGAVLAGALFTQVHERVVVWLDPWRYAQTIGYQLVQAQYAFGIGGLAGTGLGLGHPQLIPVVTSDFIFAAFGEEMGLLGTSALVIAFVLLVGAGVRTALRARTEFSSLLAFALSVILGLQTFFIMAGIVRLLPLTGVTLPFVAYGGSSLLANYLLVAVLVRISHQANRQIDAGHDVIVMTELRP, encoded by the coding sequence ATGCGCACCATGCTCGCCGCCCGTCGCGAGCGATCACCATGGGCTCGTGACCGGCGACGCCGAGAACTCGAACTGGTGCTCGCCGCCGACGTCATCACCGTCTTCGCGTGGGCGCTCGCGACCTGGGGCGAGAACCCGAAGGCACACCTGGACCCCAACCTCGCACTCGTCAGCGTGATGGTCGCGCCGTTCGTCCTCGCCATCGCGAACCGGCTGCTCGCACCGGCCGCCGATCCCACGATGGTGCCCCTCGTGGGACTGCTCAATGGGCTCGGGTTCGTCATGATCAACCGACTCGACCCCCACGAGGGCACCCTCCAGGCCCTCTGGACGGCTCTCAGCGTCATCGCCTACGTCGTGACCCTCGCCGTCGTGCGTAACGCGGACGCGCTCGATCGCTACCGCTACCTCCTCGCGATCGGCGGGATCGCCCTGCTGTTCCTGCCGCTGCTACCCGGGCTCGGGCTCGACATCAACGGTGCGCGGCTCTGGATCCACGTCGGCCCCTTCAGCTTCCAACCCGTCGAGATCGCCAAGCTCCTGCTCGCTCTGTTCCTCGCGTCCTGGATCGTCGAGCGCCGCGACATGCTCAGCCGGCTTCGTGGTGGCGGCATCCGCCGCCTCGGCCCCATCGCACTCGCGTTCGCGCTCGCACTCGTCGTCATGGCGGCCGAGCGCGACGTCGGCTTCGCGCTGTTGATCTTCTCCACCTTCGTCATCGTCCTCTGGGTGGGCACGGCGAACCGGAGCTACCTGGTCCTCGGCCTCGCGGCCTTCGCCATCGGGGCGGTCCTGGCCGGAGCCCTCTTCACCCAGGTGCACGAGCGCGTCGTGGTCTGGCTCGATCCATGGCGCTACGCCCAGACCATCGGCTACCAGCTCGTCCAGGCACAGTACGCCTTCGGCATCGGTGGACTCGCCGGCACCGGGCTCGGGCTCGGCCACCCGCAGCTCATCCCGGTCGTCACCAGCGACTTCATCTTCGCCGCCTTCGGCGAGGAGATGGGTCTGCTCGGCACGAGTGCCCTCGTGATCGCCTTCGTGCTCCTCGTCGGCGCCGGCGTGCGCACCGCCCTGCGTGCGCGAACGGAGTTCTCGTCGCTGCTGGCCTTCGCCCTGTCGGTCATCCTCGGACTCCAGACCTTCTTCATCATGGCAGGGATCGTGCGACTCCTGCCCCTGACCGGCGTCACGCTCCCCTTCGTCGCCTACGGAGGGTCGTCGCTGCTCGCGAACTATCTCCTCGTCGCCGTACTCGTGCGCATCTCCCACCAAGCCAATCGACAGATCGACGCCGGCCACGACGTCATCGTGATGACGGAGCTACGACCATGA